A region of Polyangiaceae bacterium DNA encodes the following proteins:
- a CDS encoding thioredoxin family protein: protein MPRVRWTPFSIVLLALTAWSVGAEAAENACTVVGAAVDAGGGDAFTRALSKGPGYAALAALVGGLLVSLTPCVYPMIAVTVSVFGAREARSRAQGVLLSLAFVLGIVAMFVPLGLVAGLTGGMFGAVLQSKWVIVGISVLFLAMAASMFGAFEFTLPSSLTNKLATVGGIGMKGAFVLGLVCGVIAAPCTGPVLTGILTWIAKTQSAGLGALAMAAFALGLGAPFFLVGAFAVQLPKSGRWMVHVKSLLGVVLVVVALWFLASAFPAMTRLVVPSSTFLAVAAGAVLLGLLLGAVHRSFEEPGAAAKARKGLGILLTTLGAFAFIAGLSKPSRTLAWEELSVADARAKAATEKRPLLLDFTAAWCGACKELDKHTFSEESVAQEAGRFVAVKVDATDDEDPVVAATMKEHKVVGLPTVLVYDSRGAEAVRCTDFVAAKPFLEAIKSVN from the coding sequence ATGCCGCGCGTCCGCTGGACACCGTTCTCAATCGTGCTGCTCGCGCTGACGGCCTGGTCCGTCGGCGCCGAAGCGGCGGAGAATGCCTGCACCGTCGTGGGAGCGGCGGTCGACGCCGGCGGCGGTGACGCCTTCACCCGAGCGCTCTCGAAGGGGCCTGGCTACGCCGCGCTGGCCGCGCTGGTCGGAGGGCTACTGGTCAGCCTCACGCCCTGCGTCTACCCGATGATCGCCGTGACGGTCAGCGTGTTCGGCGCGCGGGAGGCGCGCAGCCGGGCGCAAGGTGTCCTGCTCTCGCTGGCCTTCGTGCTGGGCATCGTGGCCATGTTCGTGCCGCTCGGGCTGGTCGCGGGCCTGACCGGCGGCATGTTCGGCGCGGTGCTGCAGAGCAAGTGGGTCATCGTCGGCATCAGCGTGCTCTTCCTGGCCATGGCGGCCAGCATGTTCGGCGCGTTCGAGTTCACGCTGCCTTCTTCTCTCACCAACAAGCTGGCGACGGTCGGCGGCATCGGCATGAAGGGCGCGTTCGTGCTCGGGCTGGTCTGCGGGGTGATCGCCGCCCCGTGCACCGGTCCCGTGCTCACCGGCATCCTGACCTGGATCGCGAAGACGCAGAGCGCCGGCCTCGGTGCGCTGGCCATGGCCGCCTTCGCCCTCGGCCTCGGCGCGCCGTTCTTCCTCGTCGGTGCCTTCGCGGTTCAGCTGCCGAAGAGCGGACGCTGGATGGTGCACGTGAAGTCGCTCCTGGGCGTCGTGCTGGTCGTGGTCGCGCTCTGGTTCCTGGCCTCGGCGTTCCCCGCCATGACCCGGCTGGTGGTCCCAAGCTCGACCTTCCTCGCGGTCGCGGCGGGCGCCGTGCTCTTGGGCCTTCTGCTCGGGGCGGTGCACCGCTCGTTCGAGGAGCCCGGCGCTGCGGCGAAGGCGCGCAAGGGCCTGGGCATTCTGCTGACCACGTTGGGAGCCTTCGCGTTCATCGCCGGGCTCTCCAAGCCCTCTCGCACGTTGGCCTGGGAAGAGCTCAGCGTGGCGGATGCGCGTGCCAAGGCGGCGACGGAGAAGCGGCCGCTCCTGCTGGACTTCACCGCGGCCTGGTGCGGTGCCTGCAAGGAGCTGGACAAGCACACCTTCAGCGAGGAGAGCGTGGCGCAAGAAGCTGGGCGATTCGTCGCCGTCAAGGTCGACGCGACCGACGACGAAGATCCGGTGGTCGCCGCCACCATGAAGGAGCACAAAGTCGTGGGCCTGCCGACCGTGCTCGTCTACGACTCCAGGGGAGCCGAGGCGGTGCGCTGCACCGACTTCGTCGCGGCGAAGCCGTTCCTCGAAGCCATCAAGAGCGTGAACTGA
- a CDS encoding DUF4339 domain-containing protein, protein MSEDEAESWHWADADGVVSIVDEWELLSSLSTATLPHYTLVWRGGWKQWLPACQVAELANILPKDKLEKAVDPGSDPLLTDPPPPPVDRYQAYQTREAAAKLMGKSMKPAARVPVAPPGLVGAGAPPPPPPPPAPRPAQPTLVEGAQLSSTATLRPPGAVPPPPRGVPAAPLPAAEPAAPTPIVAAPVAPVIQVKHSEEPAPISAEVPTNPRALAPLPSWSDDLDAEMRAGAMPSPGRMLPTAYATPGPPVVQPAAKKSPVLLLASLAVGGLGLIGVVGVVALLLRSSKDEANPAASGSSAAGAQGSGRILPCKLDKSAARLAPSVLPSVVPVTAAVAGGAKFAVGYAASEREAEGMTVDPTSLAVERPFRQKTERGIASVVPLAMQGDLAFVVDQEDRGFRSPRTLDGKGKLTLGWSDAGLARRAASGEPATIWASPSDKVTDPRPVALPGGGFAVTARRGGLGGSIVVGLIDDAGEKKSELTEVSSKPQVGTPSIAANERGTLVSFAGRPTDNSYWTLQVGTAPAGATPKSAQSFATPPGGLGADAISPAVEGLSNGRWLLQWTEGAAGRRQVRIQTLGFDLVPVGDPITLSPEEANAGQGVVMVRGEKALSLFLVLKGKTHELWGATLTCP, encoded by the coding sequence GTGAGCGAGGACGAGGCGGAGAGCTGGCACTGGGCCGACGCCGACGGCGTGGTCAGCATCGTGGACGAGTGGGAGCTCTTGTCGTCACTCTCGACCGCCACGCTACCGCACTACACGCTGGTATGGCGCGGCGGCTGGAAGCAGTGGCTTCCCGCCTGCCAGGTCGCCGAGCTCGCGAACATCCTCCCCAAGGACAAGCTCGAGAAGGCGGTGGACCCGGGCTCGGACCCGCTCCTCACCGACCCTCCCCCGCCGCCAGTCGATCGCTATCAAGCGTACCAGACCCGCGAGGCGGCCGCGAAGCTCATGGGCAAGAGCATGAAGCCCGCCGCGCGCGTGCCCGTGGCTCCACCCGGGCTGGTGGGCGCGGGCGCACCTCCACCGCCTCCCCCACCGCCGGCTCCCCGCCCGGCGCAACCGACGCTGGTCGAAGGAGCGCAGCTCTCGTCCACCGCGACGCTGCGACCCCCAGGTGCGGTACCGCCACCACCGCGCGGAGTCCCGGCGGCGCCGCTGCCCGCCGCCGAACCCGCCGCACCGACGCCGATCGTGGCCGCGCCGGTGGCCCCGGTGATCCAGGTGAAGCACAGCGAAGAGCCAGCTCCGATCTCGGCGGAGGTGCCCACCAACCCGCGGGCTCTGGCGCCGTTGCCCTCTTGGAGCGACGACCTCGACGCTGAGATGCGCGCGGGCGCGATGCCGAGCCCAGGGCGCATGTTGCCCACGGCGTACGCGACACCGGGCCCCCCCGTCGTGCAGCCAGCCGCAAAGAAGAGCCCGGTTCTGCTGCTGGCATCCCTCGCGGTGGGCGGGCTCGGGCTCATCGGAGTGGTCGGCGTCGTCGCGCTGCTGCTCCGCTCCTCGAAGGACGAGGCGAACCCCGCTGCGAGCGGCTCGTCGGCTGCCGGAGCGCAGGGCAGCGGTCGCATTTTGCCGTGCAAGCTCGACAAGAGCGCGGCGCGCCTGGCGCCTTCGGTCTTGCCGTCCGTCGTGCCGGTGACGGCGGCAGTCGCCGGCGGGGCAAAATTCGCCGTGGGCTACGCCGCGTCCGAGCGTGAGGCCGAAGGCATGACCGTGGACCCCACCAGCTTGGCGGTCGAGCGACCGTTTCGCCAGAAGACGGAGCGCGGCATAGCGAGCGTCGTTCCGCTCGCTATGCAGGGCGACCTCGCGTTCGTGGTGGACCAGGAGGATCGCGGCTTCCGGTCGCCGCGCACCCTCGACGGCAAGGGCAAGCTCACCCTGGGCTGGAGCGACGCGGGGCTCGCGCGCCGGGCAGCCTCCGGGGAGCCGGCCACGATCTGGGCGAGCCCCAGCGACAAGGTGACCGATCCGCGCCCTGTCGCGCTGCCCGGGGGAGGTTTCGCGGTGACGGCGCGCCGCGGCGGGCTGGGGGGATCGATCGTGGTCGGGCTCATCGACGACGCCGGTGAGAAGAAGAGCGAGCTGACCGAGGTGAGCTCCAAGCCCCAGGTCGGCACCCCGAGCATCGCCGCCAACGAGCGCGGTACCCTGGTCTCCTTCGCGGGTCGCCCGACGGACAATTCCTACTGGACGCTCCAGGTGGGGACCGCCCCTGCCGGGGCCACGCCCAAGAGCGCGCAGAGCTTCGCCACTCCCCCGGGGGGCCTGGGCGCCGACGCCATCTCGCCGGCGGTGGAGGGCCTGAGCAACGGCCGCTGGCTGCTCCAGTGGACCGAAGGGGCCGCCGGGAGGCGCCAGGTCCGCATCCAAACCCTGGGTTTTGACCTGGTTCCGGTGGGAGACCCCATTACCCTGTCACCCGAAGAAGCCAACGCGGGCCAAGGCGTAGTAATGGTCCGGGGAGAAAAGGCCCTCTCACTCTTCTTGGTGCTGAAGGGCAAGACCCACGAGCTTTGGGGAGCCACGCTCACATGTCCCTGA
- a CDS encoding (deoxy)nucleoside triphosphate pyrophosphohydrolase — MSGPRTIRVVAAVIERDGNYLITQRRPTAVLPLLWEFPGGRVEDGETDADALRREVKHRLGVEVQPGQLISFVSHPYEHYTVDLYLYECRIAAGEPKELNVHSFKWVTSGDFDQYPFTPADELSMNKLLGLG, encoded by the coding sequence ATGTCCGGTCCTCGCACGATCCGCGTGGTGGCTGCCGTCATCGAACGAGACGGGAACTACCTGATCACCCAGCGCCGGCCGACCGCGGTGTTACCGCTGCTCTGGGAGTTCCCGGGTGGGCGCGTCGAGGACGGGGAGACGGACGCCGATGCGCTGCGGCGAGAGGTCAAGCACCGCCTCGGCGTCGAGGTGCAGCCCGGTCAGCTCATCAGCTTCGTGAGCCACCCATACGAGCACTACACGGTGGACCTCTACCTGTACGAGTGCCGGATCGCCGCTGGCGAACCGAAGGAGCTCAACGTACACTCGTTCAAGTGGGTGACGAGCGGCGACTTCGACCAGTATCCGTTCACGCCTGCGGACGAGCTCTCGATGAACAAGCTCCTCGGCCTCGGCTGA
- a CDS encoding 1-acyl-sn-glycerol-3-phosphate acyltransferase, translated as MLHRAQSLLRVGLGLVSVGLLVAAMTPLLLVLLPWRVGRIYVTNAFGTAIGRTVLWWTGCRVTVEGLENVSAARPAIYACNHTSILDAFTTIWLTPRGTVGVAKKEVFLYPFYGQAWWLAGHVFVDRQRTERAKAALRKTARFIREHGLHLCILPEGTRSDSGRLLPFKKGIVHMALETRLPVVPMVTIGLQNVWKRSSLLLQPAEVKIVFLPPISTADWSEERIDDHIEALRAPFLKTLPEHQQPA; from the coding sequence ATGCTGCACCGCGCCCAGAGCCTGCTCCGCGTCGGGCTCGGCTTGGTGTCGGTCGGCTTGCTCGTCGCGGCGATGACGCCGCTCTTGCTCGTGCTCCTGCCATGGCGCGTGGGCCGCATCTACGTCACCAACGCCTTCGGCACTGCCATCGGCCGCACGGTCCTGTGGTGGACGGGTTGTCGAGTCACCGTGGAGGGGCTCGAGAACGTCAGCGCCGCGCGCCCGGCCATCTACGCCTGCAATCACACCTCGATACTGGACGCCTTCACCACCATCTGGCTGACGCCGCGAGGCACGGTGGGCGTGGCCAAGAAGGAGGTCTTCTTATACCCCTTCTACGGGCAGGCCTGGTGGCTCGCCGGGCACGTGTTCGTGGACCGGCAGCGGACCGAGCGCGCGAAGGCCGCGCTCCGCAAAACGGCCCGTTTCATTCGCGAGCACGGCCTCCACCTGTGCATCTTGCCGGAGGGCACCCGCTCCGACAGCGGGCGCCTGCTCCCGTTCAAGAAGGGCATCGTCCACATGGCGCTCGAGACGCGGCTGCCCGTCGTGCCGATGGTCACCATCGGCCTTCAGAACGTCTGGAAGCGCTCCAGCCTGCTGCTCCAGCCGGCTGAGGTGAAGATCGTGTTCTTGCCTCCGATTTCGACCGCCGACTGGAGCGAAGAGCGCATCGACGATCACATCGAGGCCCTGCGCGCGCCGTTCCTGAAGACGCTGCCGGAGCACCAGCAGCCGGCCTGA
- a CDS encoding ComF family protein: MWPLLSALLDLIAPRDCAACGESSTRGLCPECRGLLEPPGARVLSGAPVLAAATYRAPLSRAIQRFKYEARPDLAEPLASLIGLDALKHASREPGTLFVPVPLHRSRLAERGYDQAALLAGALARSAGRRSSARALCRVRPTLQQARLDESKRRENVVGAFAPSSGERLGGRPVVLVDDVITTGATAVACLEALRAAGARVVAVACIALASR; encoded by the coding sequence GTGTGGCCGCTCCTGTCCGCGCTCCTGGATCTGATCGCCCCGCGTGACTGCGCGGCCTGTGGGGAGTCATCGACGCGCGGGCTCTGCCCAGAGTGTCGCGGGCTGCTCGAGCCCCCCGGGGCCCGGGTGCTCTCGGGGGCGCCGGTGCTCGCGGCCGCCACCTACCGTGCACCACTCAGCCGTGCCATTCAGCGCTTCAAGTACGAGGCCCGCCCTGACCTGGCGGAGCCGCTGGCATCCTTGATCGGGCTCGACGCTTTGAAGCACGCCAGCCGGGAGCCGGGCACCCTGTTCGTGCCGGTGCCGCTCCACCGCTCGCGACTGGCGGAGCGGGGCTACGATCAAGCTGCCCTCCTGGCGGGAGCGCTCGCCCGGTCTGCGGGGAGACGTTCGAGCGCACGCGCGCTCTGTCGCGTCCGCCCGACGCTGCAGCAGGCCCGCCTCGATGAGAGCAAGCGGCGTGAGAACGTGGTCGGGGCCTTCGCGCCGAGCTCCGGCGAACGGCTCGGCGGAAGGCCCGTCGTGCTGGTCGACGACGTGATCACCACCGGCGCCACCGCGGTTGCCTGCCTCGAGGCGCTCAGAGCCGCAGGCGCACGCGTGGTCGCCGTCGCGTGCATCGCGCTCGCGTCGCGCTGA
- the ruvA gene encoding Holliday junction branch migration protein RuvA has product MIGRLSGVVAHDDASGELVIDVAGVGYEVTTPVGARGRAESNGPDHVVLFIHTHVREDSLNLFGFPSEQERRVFRLLIGVPNVGPKTALGVLSALPIEELSRAVEAEDLGRLSRVPGIGKKTAERLVLELREKLPKVGGAAPGPAPRAAAGDDDARKLTFALTNMGYRSAEADRAVRALGDRVGKHPLADLLREALAHLTP; this is encoded by the coding sequence ATGATCGGAAGGCTGTCTGGAGTAGTGGCGCACGACGACGCGAGCGGCGAGCTCGTGATCGACGTCGCCGGGGTGGGTTACGAGGTGACCACGCCGGTTGGGGCGCGCGGCCGGGCCGAGTCGAACGGCCCCGACCACGTGGTGCTGTTCATCCACACCCACGTGCGCGAGGACTCGCTGAACCTGTTCGGCTTCCCGAGCGAGCAGGAGAGGCGGGTGTTTCGGCTCTTGATCGGCGTGCCGAACGTCGGACCCAAAACCGCGCTCGGGGTGCTGAGCGCGCTGCCCATCGAGGAGCTGTCGCGAGCCGTGGAGGCCGAGGACCTGGGACGCCTCTCGCGCGTGCCCGGGATCGGCAAGAAGACGGCCGAGCGACTGGTGCTCGAGCTGCGCGAGAAGCTACCGAAGGTCGGCGGGGCGGCGCCGGGCCCGGCGCCACGCGCGGCCGCTGGCGACGACGACGCGCGCAAGCTGACGTTCGCGCTGACCAACATGGGCTACCGCTCTGCCGAGGCCGACCGCGCCGTTCGCGCGCTCGGCGACCGGGTCGGAAAGCACCCCCTGGCCGATCTGCTGCGCGAGGCGCTCGCCCACCTGACCCCCTGA
- a CDS encoding FHA domain-containing protein — protein MITCPKCSKENQDHYKFCLGCGAELPRGAAPKPFSPQTPPHGVAAQAPRAATPTPAAAPAPRSAAAPAPAPAPVPVAVPVTPAATPAPAPAAAGDIVTCPQCGHKNPPNNRFCASCGYNVGALSGSVPAPAAAAAAPAAAAGGGPSVVFTALRADGTEAGTYKLPDAPTVTCGRDTGSIFAGDSYLSPRHATFTRRNNQLFVKDENSLNGVYLKIKPNEPWALAYNDIFRIGQEIVRLEELKPAAPSPDGVERFGSPAKGYIGRLSLVIGRDTSGNAFPIPERGVHLGRERGDILFSEDGYVSGLHCRIARGADGKMYLTDVGSSNGTFVRLGHEQQVQRGDILLMGQQLFRVDF, from the coding sequence GTGATCACCTGTCCGAAGTGCAGCAAGGAAAACCAGGACCACTACAAGTTCTGCCTCGGTTGTGGTGCCGAGCTGCCACGCGGCGCGGCGCCCAAGCCGTTTTCGCCGCAGACGCCGCCGCATGGTGTCGCGGCGCAAGCGCCGCGCGCCGCCACGCCGACTCCGGCAGCCGCGCCCGCGCCGCGGTCGGCAGCCGCGCCTGCGCCGGCCCCAGCGCCCGTCCCCGTGGCCGTGCCGGTCACTCCGGCGGCGACTCCTGCTCCTGCGCCTGCCGCAGCGGGAGACATCGTCACCTGCCCGCAGTGCGGCCACAAGAACCCGCCGAACAACCGCTTCTGCGCGTCGTGCGGCTACAATGTCGGCGCGCTCAGCGGTTCGGTGCCCGCTCCTGCGGCAGCAGCGGCTGCGCCCGCGGCCGCTGCCGGTGGCGGCCCGAGCGTCGTGTTCACCGCGCTGCGTGCCGACGGCACCGAGGCCGGTACCTACAAGCTGCCCGACGCCCCGACGGTCACCTGCGGGCGGGACACCGGCTCCATCTTCGCTGGCGACAGCTACCTCTCGCCGCGCCACGCGACGTTCACGCGCCGCAACAACCAGCTGTTCGTGAAGGACGAGAACTCGCTGAACGGCGTGTACCTGAAGATCAAGCCGAACGAGCCCTGGGCCCTCGCCTACAACGACATCTTCCGCATCGGGCAGGAGATCGTGCGGCTCGAGGAGCTCAAGCCCGCCGCGCCCTCCCCGGACGGCGTGGAACGCTTCGGCAGCCCGGCGAAGGGCTACATTGGCCGCCTTTCCCTGGTGATCGGCCGCGACACGTCCGGTAACGCCTTCCCCATCCCGGAGCGCGGAGTGCACCTCGGCCGCGAGCGCGGCGACATCCTGTTCTCGGAGGACGGTTACGTCTCTGGCCTGCACTGTCGCATCGCGCGCGGCGCGGACGGCAAGATGTACCTGACCGACGTGGGCAGCTCGAACGGCACGTTCGTGCGCCTGGGCCACGAGCAACAGGTGCAGCGCGGCGACATCCTGCTGATGGGGCAGCAGCTGTTCCGCGTCGACTTCTGA
- a CDS encoding tetratricopeptide repeat protein, which yields MDRGGRISRTTRAMLLRQLYLSHMEARRFEEALGVAQQIVSLDVMPDVARQDAARACLGLGDQDGAVAHLRLASRVSPPSRRAFHLWTLGSVLYLAGRYRDAIGALSRACRWGTTDRPLYQAQLALSRLAGGEALDPAEVRGLRERLADAPCGQGYGQFVLGELAFHEGDFEAARQYLQGFVRRSTGGRVALAVALNGEIARARRLLGRIRRKKKKNE from the coding sequence CTGGATCGGGGTGGCCGCATCAGCCGCACCACTCGGGCGATGCTGCTCAGACAGCTCTACCTGTCGCACATGGAAGCGCGGCGTTTCGAAGAGGCGCTGGGCGTCGCGCAGCAGATCGTGAGCCTCGACGTGATGCCGGACGTGGCGCGTCAAGACGCCGCGAGGGCTTGCCTGGGCCTCGGCGATCAGGACGGCGCCGTCGCGCACCTCAGGCTGGCGAGTCGCGTGAGCCCGCCCTCTCGCCGCGCGTTCCACCTCTGGACGCTGGGCAGCGTGCTGTACCTGGCGGGGCGCTACCGCGACGCGATCGGAGCGCTGTCGCGGGCTTGTCGCTGGGGTACGACGGACCGACCGCTCTATCAAGCGCAGCTGGCCCTGTCGCGGCTGGCCGGCGGCGAGGCCCTCGACCCAGCGGAGGTCCGCGGGCTCCGGGAGCGACTGGCAGACGCGCCCTGCGGCCAGGGCTACGGGCAGTTCGTGCTCGGGGAGCTGGCCTTCCACGAAGGGGACTTCGAAGCGGCTCGCCAGTACCTCCAGGGCTTCGTCCGCCGCTCCACCGGGGGCCGGGTCGCGCTCGCGGTGGCGCTGAACGGGGAAATCGCGCGGGCGCGGCGCCTTCTCGGCAGAATCCGCAGGAAGAAGAAGAAGAACGAGTGA